Proteins encoded together in one Labrus mixtus chromosome 18, fLabMix1.1, whole genome shotgun sequence window:
- the slc4a1ap gene encoding kanadaptin, which translates to MAASAQSDVCEKITNEEINSAMETGECSERERGGEQDKKDVNVAEPETEDTFKKPTLFSAPSLTSKRSTNKHTTTEAETKGLTENNKADVVNTTSEDSLCPLNEDRVTVKEEEKTEAPVRTKPEVKPRVLPKGPPAGKFPPIPYAEPPWGGSAPDAPYSLEILKNGTIVDTVPLTERSYFVVGRLPVCDVSLEHPSISRYHAVLQYRRQAGGEEEEEEECVGEERGFYIHDLGSTHGTVVNKNKIPPKTFIRVRVGHVLKFGGSTRLFILQGPEFDEEEESELSVTELRERAQKQKAELEKRMLGDGLDDDKEDEEEEKEDDDDEGKSNKGRSKQSTDDSGCSWGMAEEAAPEEDENEENPFSTEFQEDQEAAYLKDPKKALQGFYDREGEELEFEYEDKSHGSWLCRIKLPVDDAKGRQLVAEVTVTGKKKEAAIQCCLEGCRMLEARGLLRQEAVSRKRKKKNWEDEDYYDSDDDTFLDRTGTVEKKRQERMKKAGKIEERPETYESLVAKLSEVERELAETQKKLSGGRGDSSGSSTEDSLDAFMTAVRKEAAMDGVERRKLHVHVADLRKEAQRLRKLVELTRPAQMPSLVPSGSSEQEKPKKTLPLFGAMKGGRKFKLKTGTIGKLPPKRANLPAELFNMKELAPAGEEVEEEEEEEEEAGKKAEGNDDEDCEDITDMNVDCVESSASTSGDGSPTGRRPAKSQKQKEQSHKQRRSRESAETVEQLPQISSSKNKTVDPSSSESRAGADTEPAAEPSPKKNAKKKAIGPSRPPVQLSGQYPEDDPDYCVWVPPADQSGDGRTHLNDKYGY; encoded by the exons ATGGCCGCCTCCGCGCAGTCAGACGTGTGTGAGAAAATTACGAATGAAGAAATTAATTCCGCAATGGAAACCGGCGAGTGCTCGGAAAGGGAAAGGGGAGGAGAACAAGACAAGAAAGACGTGAACGTAGCTGAACCGGAAACAGAGGACACTTTTAAGAAGCCGACTCTTTTCTCCGCTCCTTCCCTCACCAGCAAACggagcacaaacaaacacacaacaacagaagcagaaacaaaaggtttgacagaaaacaacaaagccgACGTTGTGAATACTACTAGTGAAGACTCGTTGTGTCCTCTTAATGAAGACAGAGTCactgtaaaagaagaagaaaagactgAGGCTCCTGTCAGAACCAAACCGGAAGTTAAACCCCGGGTGCTCCCAAAAGGTCCCCCAGCTGGTAAATTCCCCCCTATCCCGTACGCAGAACCGCCCTGGGGTGGCTCAGCTCCAGATGCTCCGTATTCTCTGGAGATCTTGAAAAACGGCACCATAGTGGACACCGTGCCCCTCACAGAGAGGAGCTACTTCGTGGTTGGACGTTTACCTGTCTGTGACGTTTCTTTGGAGCACCCCTCCATCTCCAGGTACCATGCCGTGCTGCAGTACCGGAGGCAGGccgggggggaggaggaggaggaggaggagtgtgtcgGGGAGGAGAGGGGCTTTTACATCCACGACCTGGGCAGCACACATGGCACCGTGGTGAACAAGAACAAGATCCCTCCAAAGACCTTCATCAGAGTGCGCGTGGGACACGTGCTGAAGTTTGGTGGGAGCACGAGGCTTTTTATCCTGCAG GGTCCAGAGTTtgacgaggaagaggagtccGAGCTGTCGGTGACGGAGCTGAGGGAGCGAGCCCAAAAACAGAAGGCGGAGCTGGAGAAGAGGATGCTGGGAGATGGACTTGATGATGacaaggaggatgaggaggaggagaaggaggatgatgatgatgaaggaaaAAGCAACAAGGGCCGGAGCAAACAGTCAACTGATGACTCGGGCTGCTCGTGGGGAATGG CTGAGGAAGCTGCGCCAGAGGAAGATGAGAACGAGGAAAACCCTTTTTCAACAGAGTTCCAAGAGGACCAGGAAGCTGCGTACCTGAAAGACCCAAAGAAGGCTCTGCAGGGCTTCTACGACAGGGAAG GAGAGGAGCTGGAGTTTGAGTATGAGGACAAAAGCCATGGCAGCTGGCTCTGCAGGATAAA GCTTCCAGTGGACGACGCCAAGGGCCGACAGCTTGTAGCCGAGGTAACCGTCACAGGGAAGAAGAAGGAAGCAGCCATCCAGTGCTGCCTGGAGGGTTGTCGTATGCTGGAGGCCAGAGGGCTGCTGCGCCAGGAGGCAG TGTCCCGTAAGCGTAAAAAGAAGAACTGGGAAGATGAGGACTACTACGACAGCGATGACGACACGTTCCTGGATCGAACCGGCACCGTGGAGAAGAAGAGgcaggagaggatgaagaaggcGGGGAAGATCGAGGAGCGGCCTGAGACCTACGAGtcattg GTGGCCAAACTGTCCGAGGTGGAGAGGGAGCTGGCAGAGACTCAGAAAAAGCTGAGTGGTGGTAGAGGAG ACTCCTCCGGCTCCTCCACCGAGGACTCGCTGGACGCCTTCATGACCGCCGTGCGCAAAGAGGCGGCGATGGATGGCGTGGAGCGGAGGAAGCTCCACGTGCACGTGGCGGACTTGCGCAAAGAGGCTCAGAGGCTGCGCAAGCTGGTCGAGCTGACGCGACCCGCCCAGATGCCCTCGCTGGTGCCAAG TGGAAGCTCGGAGCAAGAGAAGCCGAAGAAGACCTTGCCGCTGTTTGGAGCCATGAAAGGAGGACGCAAATTCAAACTGAAGACGGGCACCATCGGG AAGTTGCCTCCTAAGCGCGCCAACTTGCCCGCGGAGCTGTTCAACATGAAAGAGCTCGCACCTGCTGGAGAggaggtagaagaagaagaggaggaggaggaggaggcagggaagAAAGCCGAGGGGAACGACGATGAAGACTGTGAAGATATTACCGACATGAATGTTGACTGCGTAGAGTCCAGTGCATCCACGTCTGGAGACGGCTCTCCCACAGGACGGCGGCCGGCAAAGTCCCAGAAGCAGAAAG AGCAAAGCCACAAACAGAGGAGAAGTCGTGAGTCTGCAGAAACAGTGGAGCAGCTTCCTCAGATCAGCAGCAGCAAGAACAAGACTGTGGACCCGTCCAGTTCAG AGTCCAGGGCAGGAGCTGACACAGAGCCTGCAGCAGAGCCAAGTCCTAAAAAGAACGCGAAGAAGAAAGCGATCGGTCCCAGCAGG CCACCAGTGCAGCTCTCAGGACAGTATCCAGAAGATGACCCAGATTATTGTGTCTGGGTTCCTCCTGCAG ATCAGAGTGGAGACGGCCGCACACACCTCAACGACAAGTACGGCTACTGA